The following proteins are co-located in the Mesorhizobium australicum WSM2073 genome:
- the accD gene encoding acetyl-CoA carboxylase, carboxyltransferase subunit beta → MNWITNYVRPKINSMLGRRTDMPENLWIKDPETGEMVFHKDLESNQFVIPSSGHHMKISAKERLKFFFDDGKYETLDNPKVMQDPLKFRDEKRYVDRLKDAKAKTGLEDAIINALGTVEGLPVVVTVQDFAFMGGSLGMAAGDAIVHGFEVALQRKRPLILFAASGGARMQEGILSLMQLPRTTVGVDRLKEAGLPYIVVLTNPTTGGVTASYAMLGDVHIAEPGALIGFAGPRVIEQTIREKLPDGFQRSEYLMEHGMVDMVVSRLELRETIARLLKMLLKMPEEQKPLEPEILPPAVVAAEVRPQA, encoded by the coding sequence ATGAACTGGATCACCAATTACGTTCGCCCGAAAATCAATTCGATGCTCGGCCGGCGCACCGACATGCCCGAGAATCTCTGGATCAAGGATCCCGAGACCGGCGAGATGGTGTTCCACAAGGACCTGGAATCCAACCAGTTCGTCATCCCGTCTTCCGGCCATCACATGAAGATCTCGGCCAAGGAGCGGCTGAAATTCTTCTTCGATGACGGCAAGTACGAGACCCTGGACAATCCCAAGGTCATGCAGGATCCGCTGAAGTTCCGCGACGAGAAACGCTATGTCGACCGGCTGAAGGACGCCAAGGCCAAGACCGGCCTGGAAGACGCCATCATCAATGCGCTGGGGACCGTCGAGGGCTTGCCGGTGGTGGTGACGGTGCAGGATTTCGCTTTCATGGGCGGTTCGCTCGGCATGGCTGCGGGTGATGCCATCGTGCATGGCTTCGAGGTCGCCTTGCAGCGCAAGCGGCCGTTGATCCTGTTCGCCGCCTCCGGTGGCGCGCGCATGCAGGAAGGTATTTTGTCCCTCATGCAATTGCCGCGCACCACGGTTGGTGTCGATAGGCTGAAGGAAGCCGGCCTGCCCTACATCGTCGTGCTGACCAACCCGACCACCGGCGGCGTCACCGCCTCCTATGCCATGCTGGGCGACGTGCACATCGCCGAGCCCGGCGCGCTGATCGGTTTTGCCGGGCCGCGTGTCATCGAACAGACCATCCGCGAGAAGTTGCCGGACGGCTTCCAGCGCTCCGAATATCTGATGGAGCATGGCATGGTCGACATGGTGGTGTCGCGGCTGGAGCTGCGCGAGACCATCGCCCGCCTGTTGAAGATGCTGCTCAAGATGCCGGAAGAGCAGAAGCCTCTGGAACCGGAAATCTTGCCGCCGGCCGTGGTTGCCGCCGAAGTCCGGCCGCAAGCTTGA
- the trpA gene encoding tryptophan synthase subunit alpha, whose product MTTRIDRRMAKLKAEGRPALVTYFMGGDPDYATSLSIMKALPGAGSDIIELGMPFSDPMADGPAIQAAGLRALKGGQTLVKTLKMASDFRAGDDETPIVLMGYYNPIYIYGVDRFLKDAIASGIDGLIVVDLPPEMDEELCIPALKAGINFIRLATPTTDDKRLPKVLQNTSGFVYYVSMTGITGSALADTGKVATAVQRIKGHTKLPVCVGFGVKTAEQARVIGANADGVVVGTAIVNAVANVLGPKGEKTADPAEAVATLVSGLAQGVRSARLAAAE is encoded by the coding sequence ATGACAACCCGCATCGACCGCCGCATGGCGAAGCTGAAGGCCGAAGGCCGCCCGGCCCTCGTCACCTATTTCATGGGTGGCGACCCCGACTATGCAACCTCGCTGTCGATCATGAAGGCGCTGCCCGGCGCCGGCTCCGACATCATCGAGCTCGGCATGCCGTTTTCCGACCCGATGGCCGACGGCCCGGCGATCCAGGCGGCGGGCCTCAGGGCGCTCAAAGGCGGCCAGACGCTGGTCAAGACGCTGAAGATGGCGTCGGACTTCCGCGCCGGCGACGATGAAACGCCGATCGTGCTGATGGGCTACTACAACCCGATCTACATCTATGGCGTCGACCGCTTCCTGAAGGACGCGATCGCCAGCGGCATCGACGGGCTGATCGTCGTCGACCTGCCGCCGGAGATGGATGAGGAACTCTGCATCCCGGCGCTGAAGGCTGGCATCAATTTCATCCGGCTGGCGACGCCGACCACCGACGACAAGCGCCTGCCCAAGGTGCTGCAGAACACGTCCGGCTTCGTCTACTACGTGTCCATGACCGGCATCACCGGCTCGGCGCTTGCCGACACCGGCAAGGTCGCCACAGCGGTCCAGCGCATCAAGGGTCACACCAAACTGCCGGTCTGCGTCGGGTTCGGCGTCAAGACCGCCGAACAGGCGCGCGTGATCGGGGCCAACGCCGACGGCGTGGTCGTCGGCACGGCGATCGTCAACGCGGTCGCGAACGTGCTGGGGCCGAAGGGTGAAAAGACCGCCGATCCGGCGGAGGCAGTCGCCACGCTGGTCAGCGGCCTTGCGCAAGGCGTGCGCTCGGCCCGCCTTGCTGCCGCCGAATAG
- the trpB gene encoding tryptophan synthase subunit beta, translating into MNKPATPNSFRTGPDEQGMFGIFGGRFVAETLMPLILDLEKNWNEVKNDPDFRAELTGLSTHYAGRPSKLYFAEGLTRHLREVSSAKGLGGGAKVYFKREDLNHTGSHKINNCLGQILLAKRMGKKRIIAETGAGQHGVASATVAARFGFPCVVYMGATDVARQSPNVFRMKLLGAEVRPVTAGHGTLKDAMNEALRDWVTNVEDTYYLIGTAAGPHPYPELVRDFQSVIGTEARAQILEQEGRLPDTIIAAVGGGSNAIGMFHPFLDDKEVRIIGIEAGGRGLDGIEHCASMNAGSPGVLHGNRTYLLQNADGQIMDGHSISAGLDYPGVGPEHSWLRDSGRVDYVPILDDEALEAFKLTTRVEGIIPALESAHAIAHAVKIVPAMDKDQIVIVNLSGRGDKDVHTVASMLGMEI; encoded by the coding sequence ATGAACAAGCCGGCGACACCCAATTCCTTCCGCACCGGACCCGACGAACAGGGCATGTTCGGCATTTTCGGCGGTCGTTTCGTTGCCGAAACGCTGATGCCGCTGATCCTCGACCTGGAGAAAAACTGGAACGAGGTCAAGAACGATCCGGATTTCAGGGCCGAATTGACCGGTCTTTCGACCCACTATGCCGGACGGCCGTCGAAGCTCTACTTCGCCGAGGGCCTGACCAGGCATCTTCGTGAGGTTTCCTCGGCGAAGGGTCTCGGGGGCGGCGCGAAAGTCTATTTCAAGCGCGAGGATTTGAACCATACCGGTTCGCACAAGATCAACAACTGCCTGGGCCAGATCCTGTTGGCCAAGCGGATGGGCAAGAAGCGCATCATCGCGGAGACCGGTGCTGGCCAGCATGGCGTGGCGTCGGCGACCGTCGCGGCCCGCTTCGGTTTTCCCTGCGTCGTCTATATGGGCGCGACCGACGTTGCCCGGCAGAGCCCCAACGTCTTCCGCATGAAGCTGCTCGGCGCCGAAGTGCGGCCCGTCACCGCCGGTCACGGCACGCTGAAGGACGCCATGAACGAAGCCCTTCGTGATTGGGTGACCAATGTCGAGGACACCTATTATTTGATCGGCACCGCCGCCGGTCCGCACCCCTATCCCGAACTGGTGCGCGATTTCCAGTCGGTGATCGGAACCGAGGCGCGCGCGCAGATCCTCGAACAGGAGGGGCGGCTGCCCGACACCATCATCGCCGCCGTCGGCGGCGGGTCCAATGCCATCGGCATGTTCCATCCCTTCCTCGATGACAAGGAAGTTCGGATCATCGGCATCGAAGCCGGCGGGCGCGGCCTCGACGGCATCGAGCATTGCGCCTCGATGAATGCCGGCTCCCCCGGCGTGCTGCACGGCAACCGCACCTATCTCCTGCAGAATGCCGACGGCCAGATCATGGACGGCCATTCGATTTCGGCCGGCCTCGATTATCCCGGCGTCGGCCCGGAGCATTCCTGGCTGCGCGACTCCGGGCGTGTCGACTATGTGCCGATCCTTGACGACGAGGCGCTCGAGGCCTTCAAGCTGACGACCCGCGTCGAAGGCATCATCCCGGCGCTGGAATCCGCGCACGCCATCGCCCATGCGGTCAAGATCGTGCCCGCCATGGACAAGGACCAGATCGTCATTGTCAACCTGTCCGGCCGTGGCGACAAGGACGTGCACACGGTGGCCTCGATGCTGGGCATGGAGATCTAG
- a CDS encoding phosphoribosylanthranilate isomerase, which yields MALDIKICGLKTDQAMAAALAGGASHVGFIFFPKSPRYVEPAEAGRLREAARGKALAIAVTVDARDAFLDEIVEKLQPDMLQLHGSETPERVAELKARHGLPVMKALPLSEAADLERLTPFVGIADRFLFDAKPPKGSELPGGNGVAFDWRILAGLDAGIDYMLSGGLNAANIGDALRLANPPAIDISSGVESAPGVKDPALIEQFFRAVRAARDDRAA from the coding sequence ATGGCGCTCGACATCAAGATCTGCGGCTTGAAGACCGACCAGGCAATGGCCGCGGCCCTGGCCGGCGGCGCCAGCCATGTCGGGTTCATTTTCTTTCCAAAAAGCCCGCGTTATGTTGAGCCGGCCGAAGCCGGCCGTCTGCGCGAAGCGGCTCGTGGCAAGGCCTTGGCGATTGCCGTCACCGTCGATGCCAGAGACGCCTTCCTCGACGAAATCGTCGAAAAGCTGCAGCCCGACATGCTGCAACTGCACGGCTCCGAAACCCCCGAGCGAGTGGCTGAACTGAAAGCCCGCCATGGGCTGCCGGTGATGAAGGCGTTGCCGCTCAGCGAGGCCGCCGATCTCGAACGGTTAACGCCGTTTGTCGGCATCGCCGACCGGTTCCTGTTCGACGCCAAGCCTCCAAAGGGCTCGGAGCTGCCGGGCGGCAATGGCGTCGCCTTCGACTGGCGCATTCTCGCCGGCCTTGACGCCGGGATCGATTACATGCTTTCCGGTGGGCTCAACGCCGCCAACATCGGCGATGCCCTTAGGCTGGCCAATCCGCCCGCGATCGACATTTCGTCAGGCGTGGAAAGCGCCCCGGGCGTCAAGGATCCGGCGCTGATCGAACAGTTTTTCCGGGCCGTCAGGGCCGCGCGGGACGACCGCGCTGCCTGA
- a CDS encoding M48 family metallopeptidase, with the protein MTIGFFRNLTKPKPTPVVEREYCVAGRTLPLKIVESARAKRLTLRIDSGGQGLRITVPPGLRRGEVDRFLDRHQDWLEQRLAKVPTRPQVRPGIKIPVRGVAHRIVHEPSKRGTVTISRDDRGPLLIVHGDRIHLPRRIADFLKREAKKEIEKLVVKHTEALGKRAKAIRYKDTSSRWGSCTSEGNLSFSWRIMMAPQPVINYLVAHEVAHLKEMNHGPKFWKLCEKLCPDTDRCKDWLKRNGGALQAIVFE; encoded by the coding sequence ATGACCATCGGGTTCTTCCGCAATCTGACGAAGCCCAAACCCACGCCTGTGGTGGAGCGGGAATATTGCGTCGCCGGCCGCACGCTGCCGCTCAAGATCGTCGAGAGCGCCAGGGCAAAGCGTCTGACGCTGCGCATCGATTCCGGCGGACAGGGCCTGCGCATAACCGTGCCGCCGGGCCTGCGCCGCGGTGAAGTGGACAGGTTCCTCGACCGCCACCAGGACTGGCTGGAACAGCGGCTGGCCAAGGTGCCGACGCGGCCGCAGGTGCGTCCGGGCATAAAGATTCCGGTGCGCGGCGTGGCCCACCGTATCGTGCATGAGCCGTCAAAGCGCGGCACTGTCACCATATCGCGCGACGACCGTGGCCCGCTGCTGATCGTGCATGGCGACCGCATCCATCTGCCGCGCCGCATCGCCGATTTTTTGAAGCGCGAGGCCAAGAAGGAGATCGAGAAGCTGGTCGTCAAGCATACGGAGGCGCTTGGCAAGCGCGCCAAGGCGATCCGCTACAAGGACACCTCCAGCCGCTGGGGCTCCTGCACTTCGGAAGGCAATCTGTCCTTTTCCTGGCGCATCATGATGGCGCCGCAGCCTGTCATAAACTACCTCGTCGCGCATGAGGTGGCGCATCTCAAGGAGATGAACCACGGGCCGAAATTCTGGAAATTGTGCGAAAAGCTCTGCCCCGACACCGATCGCTGCAAGGATTGGCTGAAGCGCAATGGCGGCGCCCTGCAGGCGATTGTGTTCGAGTAG
- a CDS encoding DUF2852 domain-containing protein: protein MNTSALIRPAWTPATIALMVIGFMVFWPLGFAMLAYIIWGDRLEGFKRDVNRATDGIFAGCRRGSDKAARWGNGSARTGNVAFDDWREKELERLNEERRKLDEMLTQFDEYARELRRAKDQDEFDRFMANRNKSTAPAKTDPSTGTAPTKRGKGSNLLDD from the coding sequence ATGAACACATCTGCATTGATCCGCCCGGCCTGGACGCCGGCGACCATCGCGTTGATGGTGATCGGTTTCATGGTGTTCTGGCCGCTCGGCTTTGCCATGCTCGCCTACATCATCTGGGGCGACCGGCTCGAGGGCTTCAAGCGTGACGTCAACCGCGCGACCGACGGCATCTTCGCCGGCTGCCGCCGTGGCTCCGACAAGGCCGCGCGCTGGGGCAACGGCTCCGCCCGCACCGGCAACGTCGCTTTCGACGACTGGCGCGAAAAGGAGCTTGAGCGTCTGAACGAAGAGCGCCGCAAGCTCGACGAGATGCTGACGCAGTTCGACGAGTATGCCCGCGAATTGCGCCGCGCCAAGGATCAGGACGAGTTCGACCGGTTCATGGCCAACCGCAACAAGTCGACAGCGCCGGCCAAGACCGATCCGAGCACCGGAACGGCCCCCACCAAGCGTGGCAAAGGCTCGAACCTGCTCGACGACTGA
- a CDS encoding benzoate/H(+) symporter BenE family transporter, with product MRLSIPISAFVAAIVGFGGTLAIVIAAAKAVGATQVETASGVTAICLAMTVECLWLSWRTKMPVITAWSTPGLALVAASIGFSMGEAVGAYIVTGVLLVATGLFGPLTRLISRIPASVASGMLAGIVVTFAINAMKAIPADPWLILPLIAAFFVIRLFNPALSVLAVLVGGGLAAFLTGRVGGLPAPELSTLTFIAPHFTAKAIIGLALPLYLVTMASQNLSGLAVLRAAGYHPEPGPLIGVTGLFSFLSAPFGAGTTNLAAISAAICTGPDVHPDPAERWKTGPFYALAYLVFAIFGASLVAIFAVLPQSLIVLVAGLALMGSLANALAIALKDEGERMAATVTFVVTASGLTLFGVGAAFWGLIAGLVVLFLDMLKKR from the coding sequence ATGCGCCTGTCCATCCCGATCTCCGCCTTCGTCGCGGCCATCGTCGGTTTCGGCGGCACGCTGGCCATCGTCATTGCCGCCGCCAAGGCGGTCGGCGCGACGCAGGTCGAGACGGCAAGCGGTGTGACGGCGATCTGCCTGGCCATGACCGTCGAGTGCCTGTGGCTGTCATGGCGCACGAAAATGCCTGTCATCACCGCCTGGTCGACGCCGGGCCTTGCACTGGTCGCCGCCTCGATCGGCTTCTCGATGGGCGAGGCCGTCGGCGCCTATATCGTCACGGGCGTGCTGCTGGTCGCTACCGGCCTGTTTGGGCCGCTGACCCGGCTGATATCGAGAATACCGGCTTCGGTCGCCTCCGGCATGCTGGCCGGCATCGTCGTCACTTTCGCCATCAATGCCATGAAGGCCATCCCGGCGGACCCTTGGCTCATCCTGCCGCTGATCGCGGCATTCTTCGTCATCCGGCTGTTCAATCCGGCGCTGTCGGTGCTGGCGGTGCTGGTTGGCGGTGGCCTTGCCGCCTTCCTTACGGGCCGTGTCGGCGGCCTGCCCGCGCCCGAACTGTCGACACTGACGTTTATCGCTCCCCATTTCACCGCCAAGGCGATCATCGGCCTGGCGCTGCCGCTCTACCTCGTCACCATGGCTTCGCAGAACCTGTCGGGGCTGGCGGTACTGCGGGCGGCCGGCTACCACCCCGAACCTGGCCCGCTGATCGGCGTCACCGGCCTGTTTTCGTTCCTGTCGGCGCCATTCGGTGCCGGAACCACCAATCTGGCGGCGATCTCGGCAGCCATCTGCACCGGCCCTGACGTCCATCCCGATCCCGCCGAGCGCTGGAAGACCGGGCCGTTCTACGCGCTTGCCTACCTCGTCTTCGCGATTTTCGGGGCTTCGCTGGTGGCGATCTTCGCCGTCCTGCCGCAGAGCCTGATCGTGCTGGTGGCGGGACTTGCGCTGATGGGGTCGCTCGCCAACGCGCTGGCGATCGCGCTGAAGGACGAGGGCGAGCGCATGGCCGCAACCGTCACCTTCGTCGTCACCGCCTCCGGGCTGACGCTGTTCGGTGTCGGCGCCGCATTCTGGGGCCTGATCGCCGGGTTGGTCGTGCTTTTCCTCGATATGCTCAAAAAGCGATAA
- a CDS encoding alpha/beta hydrolase produces the protein MIATPPSSLAPTFLDVDGSDIAVRHSAGSTPGIVWLGGYKSDMLGTKAETLSDWAARQGRAFLRHDYSGHGESGGAFADGTISKWLAQSLAVFRHFAKGAQILVGSSMGAWIALRMVQELRKAGDANVVGLVLLAPAPDFTSDLIEPVLTKPQKRDLAEKGFFAEPSDYSPEPYVYTRALIEDGRDNRVMTGPIDTHCPVHILQGLADADVPSSHALRLVSLLPADDVTLSLIPDGDHRLSRPQDLDMLVRAVGDMARRGQ, from the coding sequence ATGATCGCCACGCCCCCATCCTCCCTGGCTCCAACTTTTCTGGATGTCGACGGATCTGATATCGCGGTGCGCCATTCAGCCGGCTCGACGCCCGGCATCGTCTGGCTCGGCGGCTACAAGTCGGACATGCTGGGCACGAAGGCCGAGACGTTGTCGGACTGGGCGGCACGGCAAGGCCGGGCCTTCCTGCGGCACGATTATTCGGGCCATGGCGAATCCGGCGGCGCCTTCGCCGACGGTACGATCTCGAAATGGCTTGCGCAAAGCCTTGCCGTCTTCCGGCATTTCGCCAAGGGCGCTCAGATCCTGGTCGGCTCGTCGATGGGCGCCTGGATCGCGCTGCGCATGGTGCAGGAATTGCGCAAGGCGGGCGACGCAAACGTCGTCGGCCTGGTGCTGCTGGCCCCGGCGCCGGATTTTACCAGCGACCTGATCGAGCCGGTGCTGACCAAGCCACAGAAGCGCGATCTCGCCGAAAAGGGCTTCTTCGCGGAACCCTCGGATTATTCCCCCGAGCCTTACGTCTACACCCGCGCCCTGATCGAGGATGGGCGCGACAACCGGGTGATGACCGGGCCGATCGACACGCATTGCCCGGTTCACATCTTGCAGGGACTGGCCGACGCCGACGTGCCGTCGAGCCATGCCTTGAGGCTGGTCAGCCTGCTGCCGGCCGACGATGTCACGCTGTCGCTGATCCCTGACGGCGACCACCGCCTGTCGCGGCCGCAGGATCTCGACATGCTGGTGCGGGCTGTCGGCGATATGGCCAGGCGAGGCCAGTGA
- the infC gene encoding translation initiation factor IF-3, with translation MRRPFKAAAPTKDGPRSNRDIRVPRVQLIDADGQNRGDISINDALLLAEEAGLDLVEISPNAVPPVVKILDLGKLKYANQKKAAEARKNQKVIEIKEIKMRPNIDSHDYETKMKAVRRFFEEGDKVKLTLRFRGREMAHMELGMQLLNKVREEVATIAKVEAEPKLEGRQMMMVLAPR, from the coding sequence ATTCGCAGACCTTTCAAAGCAGCGGCGCCGACCAAGGATGGGCCGCGCTCCAATCGTGACATCCGGGTTCCCCGGGTCCAGCTTATCGACGCCGACGGCCAGAATCGCGGCGATATTTCCATCAACGACGCATTGCTGCTCGCCGAAGAGGCCGGGCTCGATCTCGTCGAAATATCGCCCAACGCGGTCCCCCCCGTCGTAAAAATCCTCGATCTCGGCAAGTTGAAATACGCCAACCAGAAGAAGGCGGCCGAGGCGCGCAAGAACCAGAAGGTCATCGAGATCAAGGAGATCAAGATGCGCCCGAACATCGACAGCCATGACTACGAAACCAAGATGAAGGCGGTGCGCCGCTTCTTCGAGGAAGGCGACAAGGTCAAGCTGACGCTGCGCTTCCGCGGCCGCGAGATGGCGCATATGGAACTCGGCATGCAGCTTCTGAACAAGGTGCGCGAGGAGGTGGCGACCATCGCCAAGGTAGAAGCCGAGCCGAAGCTCGAAGGCCGCCAGATGATGATGGTGCTGGCGCCGCGCTAA
- a CDS encoding methyltransferase family protein, whose translation MANEKVSDVKDVKHGLGNYQQMRRLVLAVLVVVLFLALLFGQSTFPPDTPVHETIEMFGVLLIFLGIVGRLWATLYIGGRKSSEVVTGGPYSITRNPLYVFSTVAAAGVGAQIGSFSGIILFAVLCAGAFHIVILREEKFLKEALGAPYADYLARVPRFFPKLSLYQEGDTGSFRPSLLLTTLLDGLVFLIALPAFELIDGAQLSGMLPVWFRLP comes from the coding sequence ATGGCCAACGAAAAGGTTTCGGACGTCAAGGACGTCAAACACGGGCTGGGCAACTACCAGCAGATGCGCCGGCTGGTGCTTGCCGTGCTCGTGGTGGTGCTGTTTCTGGCGCTGCTGTTCGGCCAGTCGACCTTCCCGCCGGACACGCCGGTGCACGAAACGATCGAGATGTTCGGCGTGCTCTTGATTTTCCTCGGCATCGTCGGGCGCCTCTGGGCGACGCTCTATATAGGCGGGCGCAAATCCTCCGAGGTGGTGACCGGCGGCCCCTATTCGATCACCCGCAACCCGCTCTACGTGTTCTCGACCGTGGCCGCCGCCGGCGTCGGCGCGCAGATCGGCTCGTTCTCCGGCATCATTCTTTTCGCGGTTCTGTGCGCCGGTGCCTTCCATATCGTCATCCTGCGCGAGGAGAAGTTCCTCAAGGAGGCGCTCGGTGCACCCTATGCCGACTATCTGGCACGCGTGCCGCGCTTCTTCCCCAAGCTTTCGCTCTACCAGGAAGGCGACACCGGCAGCTTCAGGCCGAGCCTGCTTTTGACCACACTGCTCGACGGGCTGGTGTTCCTGATCGCGCTGCCGGCTTTCGAACTGATCGACGGCGCGCAGTTGTCGGGCATGCTGCCGGTCTGGTTTAGGCTGCCCTGA
- the rpmI gene encoding 50S ribosomal protein L35: MPKMKTKSAAKKRFKITGTGKVLSAAAGKRHGMIKRSNKFIRNARGTMVLAEPDGKKVIKNFLPNGL; the protein is encoded by the coding sequence ATGCCCAAGATGAAGACCAAATCGGCCGCCAAGAAGCGGTTCAAGATCACAGGTACGGGTAAAGTCCTGTCGGCTGCGGCCGGCAAGCGTCACGGCATGATCAAGCGTTCCAACAAGTTCATTCGAAATGCCCGCGGCACGATGGTTCTGGCTGAACCGGATGGCAAGAAGGTCATCAAGAATTTTCTGCCGAACGGCCTCTAA
- the rplT gene encoding 50S ribosomal protein L20 has translation MARVKRGVTSHAKHKKVLKAAKGFYGRRKNTIRIAKQAVEKSLQYAYRDRKNRKRSFRALWIQRINAATHEHGLTYGRFIDGLNKAGIEIDRKILSDMAIHEPQAFAALVAKAKVALEYLKNTTPNAFESAVA, from the coding sequence ATGGCACGCGTAAAGAGAGGCGTCACCTCGCACGCCAAGCACAAGAAGGTCCTGAAAGCCGCGAAAGGCTTCTACGGCCGCCGCAAGAACACCATCCGCATTGCCAAGCAGGCGGTGGAAAAGTCGCTGCAGTACGCTTACCGCGACCGCAAGAACCGCAAGCGCTCGTTCCGCGCGCTGTGGATCCAGCGCATCAACGCCGCGACGCACGAGCATGGCCTGACCTATGGCCGCTTCATCGACGGTTTGAACAAGGCCGGCATCGAGATCGATCGCAAGATCCTGTCCGACATGGCCATCCACGAGCCGCAGGCTTTCGCCGCCCTGGTGGCCAAGGCCAAGGTTGCTCTTGAGTACCTCAAGAACACCACTCCGAATGCTTTTGAAAGCGCTGTCGCCTAG
- the pheS gene encoding phenylalanine--tRNA ligase subunit alpha produces the protein MADIASAADETSIEAVRVSALGKKGSISEMLKTLGAMSAEERQVKGPAINGLKNRVTEALTARKAELRDVAIAARLAAEKVDVTLPVRQSPAERGRIHPISQVIDEIAAIFGDLGFAIAEGPDIETDYYNFTALNFPEGHPAREMHDTFFFQPDEKGERKLLRTHTSPVQIRTMEKQKPPIRIVIPGKTYRQDSDATHSPMFHQVEGLVIDRSANVANMKWVLEEFCKAFFEVPQVKMRFRPSFFPFTEPSLEVDIQCDRSRPGEVRFGEGSDWMEILGCGMVHPNVLRAGGLDPDEYQGFAWGMGIDRIAMLKYGMPDLRAFFDADVRWLSHYGFRPLDMPTLFGGLSA, from the coding sequence ATGGCTGACATCGCCTCGGCCGCCGACGAGACGTCGATCGAGGCGGTGCGCGTCTCGGCGCTTGGCAAGAAGGGCTCAATCTCGGAAATGCTGAAGACGCTCGGCGCGATGAGCGCCGAGGAACGGCAGGTGAAGGGCCCGGCGATCAATGGCCTGAAAAATCGTGTCACCGAGGCGCTGACGGCCCGCAAGGCTGAACTCAGGGATGTGGCGATCGCCGCCCGTCTGGCGGCTGAGAAGGTCGACGTGACGCTGCCGGTGCGGCAGTCGCCGGCCGAGCGCGGCCGCATCCATCCGATCAGCCAGGTCATCGACGAAATCGCCGCGATCTTCGGCGATCTCGGCTTCGCCATCGCCGAAGGACCCGATATCGAGACCGACTACTATAATTTCACCGCGCTGAATTTTCCGGAGGGCCACCCGGCACGCGAGATGCACGACACCTTCTTCTTCCAGCCGGACGAGAAGGGCGAGCGCAAGCTTTTGCGCACTCATACCTCGCCGGTGCAGATCCGCACCATGGAGAAGCAGAAGCCGCCGATCCGCATCGTCATTCCGGGCAAGACCTATCGCCAGGATTCCGACGCCACCCACTCGCCGATGTTCCATCAGGTCGAAGGGCTGGTGATCGACAGATCGGCCAACGTCGCCAACATGAAGTGGGTGCTGGAAGAGTTCTGCAAGGCCTTCTTCGAGGTGCCGCAGGTCAAGATGCGCTTTCGCCCCTCCTTCTTCCCGTTCACCGAGCCAAGCCTCGAGGTCGATATACAGTGCGACCGCTCCAGGCCCGGCGAAGTGCGCTTCGGCGAAGGCTCCGACTGGATGGAGATCCTGGGCTGCGGCATGGTGCACCCCAATGTGCTCAGGGCCGGCGGGCTCGATCCCGACGAGTACCAGGGCTTTGCCTGGGGCATGGGCATCGACCGCATCGCCATGCTGAAATACGGCATGCCCGACCTGCGCGCCTTCTTCGACGCCGATGTGCGCTGGCTGTCGCATTACGGCTTCCGGCCGCTGGACATGCCGACGCTGTTCGGAGGCCTGAGCGCGTGA